Within the Terriglobales bacterium genome, the region TCATACCCAGTCTCTGTTCATCCTAGCCGTGCGTTTGTATTGGGGATGGCAGCTGGCGCAGAGCGGTTGGGGCAAGCTGGGCAACATAGACAGAGTAACGGGTTACTTTGAGAGTCTGAATGTGCCGATGCCGCATATGACCGCGGTGATGGTCAGCTCGCTCGAGGTGGTTGGAGGAGTCTTGCTCTTCATGGGCCTCGGCTCAAGGTTGATTGCCATTCCGCTCACCTTGAACATGCTCGCTGCATACTATTTCGGAGATCGGGAAGCGTTGTTTTCGATTCTCAAGGAGCCTGGCAAGTTTTATGCCGCAGATCCCTACACATTCTTGTTCGCGTCGGCATTGGTTTTGGTCTTTGGGGCGGGAGTATTTTCTCTCGATTACCTTCTGTTCCGACGATCAGGGGCGAAGCTCGCGCAGCGTCAGATTGCGTCTGAAGCAGAATCGGCAATCGCATAAAGGGCCACAAGGCCTCTGTCACGACAGCAAGACCGATCGTTCACTGGGTTTCCATGTTTTGCTTACGGGCCCCGCAGCGTTTCGTCGCTTGCACGGATGGGTAACTAACTATGCTCAGGGAAAGCGGTTCCCGTTCTGCTCTAACCGCGATGTTTCTTGTAATCGTTTTCATCAGCACGAAGCGGTAAAGCTGTCCTCGGGCTGCAATCCGTTTGCGATCCGTTTGTCCTCCTACCAGTGCTTTTCATGTACTTCCATGCCATCCGTAGCTCTGCATGTCGTTGAATTTGCGTTTTCACGCGGATTCGATTCCTTCTGCGCGCGCCAATTTTTCAAGAAGTTACCGAACACGCAATCCGCGCTGCGATGATTTCCCAGGTCTCGAAAAAGCGCGAGACCTGGGGCACCCGGCAGACTCTGCTCAGCGGTGCAACTGCCCCACTCAAGCCAACAGAGGACTTGAGTGAGTGTGCCACCCATCCAACTTTCAAAGTTCAACCAGTCAGAGTTTCTGGTAGTTGCTGTTTTGGACTGCGATCGTCAATTGTTTGCTGACACCGTTAATGGTCTCCCCGGACACGTGGTTCGGTCCGCCGGGGATAGCACTAAACTGAACCGACACGTTGACAGCATCACTCGGATTGTCCAGGTAGGAGGCAATCGATATGCTCGCGAGGTCTTTCTTGGCGCCGTCTATCAGGAGGCTCATCTTGTCGCCGCTCTTAACGTAGTTGGAGATGACCAGTGAGTATTCGCCGGAAGCACCCGGCGCTGGCCCAAGCGTGATGTTGCCCTGCTGACGTGCTTGCTCCAGCAGTTCCTTCTCAGGAGGAACGTACTGCTGGATCAGAGCCTTGATCTGGTCGGCGTACTCCTTGTACTCTTCCTTCTTCTTTTCAACCACGTGCTCCTTGAGGCGACCTTGCCGCCTTCCACCGCCACTCTCGGAGGACGCTTGCGCTGGGGGATCAAGTGACGTTTTCTGCGGTTTGCCGTCGGGGCCCAGCCGAACCTGGAAGTGCTCCTGTTTTTTCTGCTCGCCTTTCAAGCTGATGGTGACTGTTTCTACCCAGGTATATTGCGCCAGGGCTTGCTTGTTCCTGGCGGACGCCTCCTTGATCTGAGCGACTTTCTGTTGCAATTCCGGATTTTGGCCGGCGGCCAGAGCAGTAAAGCATCCGATCAGGAAAAGTACAAATGAGACGAAACTGATCCAACTCTTTCGCATGGCGATTCCCTTTCGCGAGTCGCGCTGAATCCAGGTGTCTATTTTATTTGGGTGGGTAATTCTTCAACAACTTCTCCATCGCCTTGTTCAGATTCTTCTGGTTCTTCTCTTGGCTACTCTTAGGATCGATGGTCTTGGTAGCGTTTCCCTGCCAAACCAGCTGCTTCGTCGCCGGGTCATACATATCCAGAACCAGAGTCCCGACGTTGATGGTGGAGCTGGTAGCAGAC harbors:
- a CDS encoding DoxX family protein, translated to HTQSLFILAVRLYWGWQLAQSGWGKLGNIDRVTGYFESLNVPMPHMTAVMVSSLEVVGGVLLFMGLGSRLIAIPLTLNMLAAYYFGDREALFSILKEPGKFYAADPYTFLFASALVLVFGAGVFSLDYLLFRRSGAKLAQRQIASEAESAIA